One genomic region from Arthrobacter sp. YN encodes:
- a CDS encoding potassium channel family protein, which translates to MLVVGLGRFGSATAEQLVKQGREVLAIERDRTLVQKWAPVLTHVVEADATNIDALRQLGAQEFSSAVVGVGTSIESSVLITVNLVDLGIQHLWVKAITPSHGKILTRIGANHVIYPEADAGVRAAHLVSGRMLDFIEFDDDYAIVKMYPPKETVGFTLEESKVRSKYGVTIVGVKTPGEDFTYARPETKVSGHDMLIVSGHVDLLERFAARP; encoded by the coding sequence GTGCTGGTCGTTGGCCTCGGCCGGTTCGGATCCGCCACCGCTGAGCAGCTGGTCAAGCAAGGCCGTGAAGTCCTGGCCATCGAACGCGACCGCACCCTGGTCCAAAAGTGGGCGCCCGTGCTGACGCACGTGGTGGAGGCCGACGCCACCAACATCGACGCCCTGCGCCAGCTCGGCGCCCAGGAGTTCAGCTCAGCCGTAGTAGGCGTGGGCACGTCCATCGAGTCCTCGGTGCTCATCACCGTGAACCTGGTGGACCTCGGCATCCAGCACCTGTGGGTCAAGGCCATCACGCCCTCGCACGGCAAGATCCTCACCCGCATCGGCGCCAACCACGTGATCTATCCCGAGGCCGACGCCGGGGTCCGCGCAGCGCACCTGGTGTCCGGGCGCATGCTGGACTTCATCGAGTTCGACGACGACTACGCGATCGTCAAGATGTACCCGCCCAAGGAAACCGTGGGCTTCACCTTGGAGGAATCCAAGGTCCGTTCCAAGTACGGCGTGACCATTGTCGGCGTGAAAACCCCGGGCGAGGACTTCACGTACGCGCGGCCGGAAACCAAAGTGTCCGGCCACGACATGTTGATCGTGTCCGGACACGTGGACCTGCTGGAGCGCTTCGCAGCCCGCCCGTAA
- a CDS encoding Ppx/GppA phosphatase family protein: MRLGVLDIGSNTVHLLLVDAHPGARPVAFASHKRPLSLVQYLDGDGNINDAGQHELIEFVLEAWEFAASHKAEDLLAFCTSAIREATNGPEVLARVKHETTVTLQELTGSEEASMTFFAVRRWYGWGAGPILDLDIGGGSFEMAYGTDELPEFATSVPLGASRLTRDWLHDDPPTAKSVKELRRYIRSTLKPVVRNFHELGRANLVAGTSKTFRSLARIAGAAPSAAGPYVKRELHAADLGLWAQRISAMTVEDRLYLPGVSDARARQLLAGALVAEAALELFEFPTMEICPWALREGLILRRLDQLVFEEALDPAPHVGKRKKDKSKKKAAKDGAKTVDNDEPHPGIREFPVPVNTPSPAPIPAPVAGGLAS, encoded by the coding sequence ATGCGTCTTGGCGTTCTAGACATCGGTTCCAACACCGTCCATCTGCTGCTGGTGGATGCTCATCCGGGCGCGCGCCCGGTGGCTTTCGCATCCCATAAGCGTCCGCTGTCGTTGGTGCAATACCTTGACGGTGACGGCAATATCAACGACGCCGGCCAGCACGAGCTCATCGAGTTCGTGCTGGAAGCCTGGGAGTTCGCGGCCAGCCATAAGGCGGAGGACCTCCTGGCGTTCTGTACGTCCGCCATCCGCGAGGCCACCAACGGTCCGGAAGTCCTGGCCCGGGTGAAACACGAAACCACGGTGACCCTCCAGGAACTCACGGGCAGCGAAGAAGCCTCCATGACCTTCTTCGCCGTACGCCGTTGGTATGGATGGGGTGCAGGTCCCATCCTGGACCTGGACATCGGGGGCGGTTCGTTTGAAATGGCTTACGGAACGGACGAACTCCCTGAGTTCGCCACCTCCGTTCCCCTGGGTGCCAGCCGCCTGACGCGGGACTGGCTGCACGATGACCCTCCAACAGCCAAGAGCGTCAAGGAACTGCGTCGCTACATCCGTTCCACCCTGAAGCCTGTGGTCCGCAATTTCCATGAACTGGGCCGCGCGAACCTCGTAGCCGGCACCTCCAAGACCTTCCGGTCACTGGCCCGCATTGCCGGAGCTGCTCCCAGCGCAGCTGGACCATACGTGAAGCGCGAACTCCACGCAGCGGACCTCGGCCTTTGGGCCCAGCGCATTTCCGCCATGACGGTGGAGGACAGGCTGTACCTCCCGGGCGTTTCGGATGCCCGTGCCCGCCAACTGTTGGCGGGCGCGCTGGTGGCCGAAGCTGCCTTGGAGCTCTTTGAGTTCCCCACCATGGAAATTTGTCCGTGGGCGCTGCGGGAAGGCTTGATCCTGCGCCGGCTTGACCAGTTGGTGTTCGAAGAGGCCCTGGATCCCGCTCCCCATGTGGGCAAGCGGAAGAAGGACAAATCCAAAAAGAAAGCAGCCAAGGACGGTGCCAAAACCGTGGACAATGATGAGCCCCACCCCGGGATCAGGGAATTTCCTGTCCCCGTAAACACCCCGTCCCCTGCACCAATCCCAGCCCCCGTGGCAGGCGGGCTGGCCTCCTGA
- a CDS encoding SseB family protein, whose translation MTEQTVSPDNEPLNDLEAKLASAEQPDANPVDVILAFLNNEVYLVSSEAVDGPDSSVEPLVLSNADGQPVLAVFSHPSRVDERFLEAAPHVLGTMGSAILGNIGDELGMVINPGSEFGFEIDPEGIANIRRDFKRADEAGEPTE comes from the coding sequence ATGACTGAACAGACCGTTTCACCGGACAACGAACCCTTGAACGACCTCGAGGCGAAGCTCGCCTCGGCCGAGCAGCCGGACGCCAACCCGGTGGATGTCATCCTCGCTTTCCTCAACAACGAGGTCTACCTGGTCAGCTCCGAAGCGGTGGACGGCCCGGACTCGTCGGTGGAGCCGCTGGTGCTCTCCAACGCCGACGGACAGCCCGTCCTGGCAGTCTTCAGCCACCCGAGCCGCGTCGATGAGCGCTTCCTCGAAGCAGCGCCGCACGTCCTGGGCACCATGGGCTCGGCGATCCTCGGCAACATCGGGGATGAACTGGGCATGGTCATCAACCCGGGCAGCGAGTTCGGCTTCGAAATTGATCCCGAAGGCATCGCCAATATCCGCCGTGACTTCAAGCGCGCTGACGAAGCAGGGGAGCCCACGGAATAG
- a CDS encoding TrkH family potassium uptake protein: MSQSQSRSTSPANWQTNQQEREGLWIFTRVRDFIDNIANTSPARLALTVFAVVILVFTGLLSLPAASAAGTVTPLHQSMFTAVSAVCVTGLTVVSTATHWTFFGQLVILIGIFVGGLGTLTLASLLALMVSKRLGVRGKLIAQEAMNNAGRLGEVGTLLRIVIVTSVVIEAALAIVLIPRFMVLGESFWQSVWHGVFYSISAFNNAGFTPHSDGIVPYETDLWILIPLMLGVFLGSLGFPVVMVLQQNGLNWKKWNLHTKLTIQVSFILLAAGTVLWGLMEWDNVRTIGTMDLGDKITHSLFASVMTRSGGFNLVDQNHMESTTMLLTDALMFAGGGSASTAGGIKVTTIAVMFLAIMAEARGDADVKVYGRTIPQGTMRVAISVIVAGATLVSVAAFLLLSISGASLDRVLFESISAFATVGLSTNLSAELPPSGVYVLTALMFAGRVGTVTLAAGLALRQRSQLYHYPEERPIIG, encoded by the coding sequence ATGTCTCAAAGCCAGTCGCGGTCCACGAGCCCGGCCAACTGGCAAACCAACCAGCAGGAACGGGAAGGTCTCTGGATCTTTACCCGCGTGCGCGACTTCATCGACAACATTGCCAACACGTCACCGGCCCGTTTGGCGTTGACCGTCTTCGCTGTGGTGATCCTGGTCTTCACCGGCTTACTGTCCTTGCCCGCTGCTTCTGCGGCGGGCACTGTCACGCCCCTGCACCAGTCCATGTTCACGGCGGTCTCCGCCGTCTGCGTCACCGGGTTGACGGTAGTTTCCACGGCCACGCACTGGACCTTCTTCGGCCAGTTGGTGATCCTGATCGGCATCTTCGTGGGTGGCCTCGGCACCTTGACCCTGGCCTCGCTGTTGGCCCTCATGGTCAGCAAGCGGCTCGGTGTGCGCGGCAAGCTGATCGCCCAGGAAGCCATGAACAACGCAGGCCGGCTCGGTGAAGTGGGTACCCTGCTCCGGATCGTCATCGTGACCTCGGTGGTGATCGAGGCAGCCCTGGCCATCGTGCTGATTCCCCGTTTCATGGTGCTCGGTGAAAGCTTCTGGCAATCCGTGTGGCACGGCGTATTCTACTCGATTTCCGCGTTCAACAACGCCGGATTCACGCCGCACTCCGATGGCATCGTCCCGTACGAGACCGATCTGTGGATCCTCATCCCGCTGATGTTGGGTGTGTTCCTGGGCAGCCTCGGCTTCCCTGTGGTGATGGTGCTCCAGCAGAACGGGCTCAACTGGAAAAAGTGGAACCTCCACACCAAGCTCACCATCCAGGTCTCGTTCATCCTGCTGGCAGCGGGCACGGTCCTGTGGGGCCTGATGGAGTGGGACAACGTGCGGACCATCGGCACCATGGACCTCGGCGACAAGATCACCCATTCCCTGTTCGCGTCCGTGATGACGCGATCGGGCGGCTTCAACCTGGTGGACCAGAACCACATGGAATCCACCACCATGCTCCTCACCGACGCCCTGATGTTCGCCGGCGGCGGCTCCGCCTCCACGGCCGGCGGTATCAAGGTAACCACCATCGCCGTCATGTTCCTGGCCATCATGGCCGAAGCCCGCGGCGACGCCGACGTGAAAGTCTACGGGCGCACCATCCCCCAAGGCACCATGCGCGTGGCCATCTCAGTGATCGTTGCCGGCGCCACCCTTGTGTCGGTGGCCGCGTTCTTGCTGCTCTCCATCAGCGGAGCATCGTTGGACCGGGTGCTCTTCGAATCCATTTCCGCCTTCGCCACCGTGGGACTGAGCACCAACCTCAGTGCCGAGCTGCCGCCGTCGGGCGTTTATGTCCTAACCGCTTTGATGTTTGCCGGCCGCGTCGGCACCGTCACCCTTGCCGCCGGCCTGGCCCTGCGCCAGCGCAGCCAGCTGTACCACTACCCGGAAGAGAGGCCAATCATTGGCTAG
- a CDS encoding ArsR/SmtB family transcription factor, with product MNSDGPASDPDYTDQVIANNETSQTSGDVPRRKRAEKTVEITDPKAIRALAHAARIEVISELYATQVSHTATELAARTGLTPSAMSYHLRALQKWGIVAPAENAGDARERRWKAAGTDFTISGGSVASPEIAVVDLELDAFRRRASAFAKARGERRQRGEGGEEPVSVVLSSNLLYLTNPQRKELADRIREVVREYELEDPTQIPEGAERVATLWSMIPDDRVAPGQ from the coding sequence ATGAACTCCGATGGTCCCGCAAGTGACCCTGACTACACTGATCAAGTGATTGCGAACAACGAGACATCCCAAACGTCGGGCGACGTTCCGCGGCGGAAGCGGGCCGAGAAGACGGTTGAGATCACCGATCCCAAGGCTATCCGCGCCTTGGCGCACGCTGCCCGCATCGAGGTCATCTCAGAGCTATACGCCACCCAAGTGAGCCACACAGCAACCGAACTCGCTGCCCGGACCGGCCTGACCCCCAGCGCCATGAGCTATCACCTCCGCGCCCTCCAGAAATGGGGGATCGTGGCACCAGCCGAAAATGCCGGGGATGCACGCGAGCGGCGTTGGAAAGCGGCCGGAACAGACTTCACCATCTCGGGAGGCAGCGTCGCCAGCCCCGAGATTGCCGTGGTTGACCTGGAGCTCGATGCCTTCCGTCGACGCGCTTCTGCCTTCGCCAAAGCCCGGGGGGAGCGCCGCCAACGCGGTGAAGGGGGAGAAGAACCGGTATCGGTGGTCCTCTCCAGCAACCTGCTCTATCTCACCAACCCGCAACGCAAGGAACTGGCGGACAGAATCCGCGAGGTCGTGAGGGAGTACGAACTCGAGGATCCCACGCAAATTCCGGAAGGTGCCGAACGTGTGGCAACCTTGTGGTCAATGATCCCGGATGACCGCGTGGCACCCGGGCAATAA
- the topA gene encoding type I DNA topoisomerase: MPSKAKTGKKLVIVESPAKSKTIAKYLGEGFIVEASIGHIRDLPQPSDLPAELKKTSLGKFAVDIENDFKPYYVVSPDKKKKVAELKAQLKDADALYLATDGDREGEAIAWHLLEVLKPKVPVYRMTFGEITKEAIHRAMDNLRDVDTALVDAQETRRILDRLYGYEISPVLWRKVARGLSAGRVQSVVTRMVVDRERERMAFRAASYWDLTGQFGADSGSFKAKLAAVDGSKVASGRDFNDNGQLTSSTVVHLNEELATSLAAGLENAEFRVRSVDTKPYTRRPAAPFTTSTLQQEAGRKLRFSSKSTMQVAQRLYENGYITYMRTDSSALSDEALTASRRQAAELYGPEYVPQSPRVYANKAANAQEAHEAIRPAGDSFRTPAQVAKQLSGDEFRLYELIWKRTVASQMADAKGSTATIRLGAVAADGRDAEFSASGTVITFPGFLAAYEEGKDESRGDDESDEARRLPNVAKGDSLKASDILAVGHETSPPPRYTEASLTAELEKRGIGRPSTYASTISTIQDRGYVRKQGSALVPSWIAFSVIRLLEQHFTDYVDYEFTADMEGDLDKIANGQAAGAAWLKHFYYGEDADPGLLSIVNNLGEIDAREINSVPIAEGITLRVGKFGPYLESSIPTIDQKTGEVVESSRANVPEELAPDELTAAKAIELMETAAPEERVLGADPHTGHTVVAKNGRYGAYVTEIIPEMTEEQLANQPVEYYKNGKPKPPKKPVKAKPRTGSLFKSMTVDTVTLDEALQLMSLPRVLGEDADGNPITVQNGRFGPYLKKGTDSRSIGSEEEIFTITLEQALEIYSQPKQRGARAAVPPLAEFGPDPVSEKNIVVKEGRFGPYITDGITNITVPRTTSLEELTRERAVELLAEKRAKGPVKRTTTRKAPARKTAAKK; encoded by the coding sequence GTGCCCAGCAAGGCAAAAACCGGCAAGAAACTCGTGATCGTGGAGTCTCCCGCCAAGAGTAAGACCATCGCCAAGTACCTTGGCGAAGGCTTCATCGTCGAGGCTTCCATCGGCCACATCCGGGACCTCCCGCAGCCGTCTGATCTCCCTGCAGAACTGAAGAAGACCTCGCTGGGCAAGTTCGCCGTAGACATCGAAAACGACTTCAAGCCGTACTACGTTGTCTCCCCGGACAAGAAGAAAAAGGTTGCCGAGCTCAAGGCCCAGCTGAAAGACGCTGATGCGCTCTACCTCGCAACCGATGGGGACCGCGAAGGCGAGGCCATCGCGTGGCACCTCCTGGAGGTCCTGAAGCCCAAGGTTCCCGTCTATCGCATGACCTTTGGCGAAATCACCAAGGAAGCCATCCATCGCGCCATGGATAACCTGCGCGATGTAGACACCGCTTTGGTGGATGCCCAGGAAACCCGCCGCATCCTCGACCGCCTGTATGGCTATGAGATCTCTCCTGTCCTGTGGCGCAAGGTTGCCCGCGGGCTCTCGGCCGGCCGTGTGCAGTCCGTGGTGACCCGCATGGTGGTGGACCGCGAACGTGAACGCATGGCTTTCCGGGCAGCGTCCTACTGGGACCTCACGGGCCAGTTCGGTGCTGACTCGGGTTCCTTCAAGGCCAAGCTTGCTGCTGTGGACGGTTCCAAGGTTGCCAGCGGCCGTGACTTCAATGACAACGGCCAGCTCACCTCCTCTACCGTGGTGCACCTCAACGAGGAACTTGCCACGTCCTTGGCCGCAGGTCTGGAGAACGCCGAATTCCGCGTTCGCTCCGTAGATACCAAGCCATACACCCGCCGCCCGGCCGCACCGTTCACCACGTCGACGCTGCAGCAGGAAGCCGGCCGCAAGCTGCGCTTCTCCTCCAAGAGCACCATGCAGGTAGCCCAGCGCCTGTATGAAAACGGCTACATCACGTATATGCGTACCGACTCGTCGGCCTTGAGCGATGAAGCCCTCACGGCATCCCGCCGCCAGGCCGCCGAGCTCTACGGCCCCGAGTACGTGCCCCAGAGCCCCCGCGTGTACGCCAACAAGGCCGCCAACGCCCAGGAAGCGCACGAGGCCATCCGTCCCGCAGGAGACTCCTTCCGCACCCCGGCACAGGTGGCCAAGCAGCTGAGCGGCGATGAGTTCCGGCTGTACGAGCTCATCTGGAAGCGCACGGTGGCCTCGCAGATGGCAGACGCCAAGGGCTCCACCGCCACCATCCGCCTCGGTGCGGTGGCGGCAGACGGACGCGACGCCGAATTCTCGGCTTCCGGTACCGTCATCACCTTCCCCGGCTTCCTGGCCGCCTATGAAGAAGGCAAGGACGAGAGCCGCGGCGATGACGAGTCGGACGAAGCCCGTCGCCTGCCCAATGTTGCCAAGGGCGATTCCCTGAAGGCATCCGACATCCTGGCTGTGGGACACGAAACGTCTCCACCGCCGCGGTACACAGAAGCATCGCTGACTGCTGAACTGGAAAAGCGCGGCATCGGCCGTCCGTCCACCTATGCCTCCACGATTTCCACCATCCAGGACCGCGGCTATGTCCGGAAACAGGGTTCCGCCCTGGTTCCGAGCTGGATCGCTTTCTCGGTGATCCGTCTGCTGGAGCAGCACTTCACGGACTACGTGGACTACGAGTTCACCGCGGACATGGAAGGCGACCTGGACAAGATCGCCAATGGGCAGGCCGCAGGCGCTGCCTGGCTCAAGCACTTCTACTACGGTGAAGACGCCGATCCGGGCCTGCTGAGCATCGTCAACAACCTCGGCGAAATCGACGCCCGCGAGATCAACTCCGTGCCCATCGCCGAAGGCATCACACTCCGGGTAGGCAAGTTCGGGCCCTACCTGGAAAGCTCGATCCCCACCATCGACCAGAAGACCGGCGAGGTAGTTGAGTCCTCCCGGGCCAACGTCCCCGAGGAACTTGCCCCGGATGAGCTCACGGCCGCGAAGGCCATTGAGTTGATGGAGACTGCCGCCCCGGAGGAACGCGTCCTGGGCGCTGATCCGCACACCGGGCACACCGTGGTGGCCAAGAACGGCCGTTACGGAGCCTACGTCACCGAGATTATCCCGGAGATGACCGAGGAACAGTTGGCCAACCAGCCTGTTGAGTATTACAAGAACGGCAAGCCGAAGCCGCCCAAGAAGCCCGTCAAGGCCAAGCCGCGCACCGGTTCGTTGTTCAAGTCCATGACGGTGGACACGGTCACCCTGGACGAGGCGCTGCAGCTCATGAGCCTGCCGCGGGTCCTCGGTGAGGATGCGGACGGCAACCCCATCACGGTGCAGAACGGCCGCTTTGGTCCGTACCTGAAGAAGGGCACGGATTCCCGCTCCATCGGTTCGGAAGAGGAAATCTTCACGATCACCCTGGAACAGGCACTGGAGATCTACTCACAGCCCAAGCAGCGGGGCGCCCGTGCAGCTGTACCGCCGCTTGCCGAGTTCGGCCCGGACCCTGTTTCGGAAAAGAACATCGTGGTGAAGGAAGGTCGCTTCGGCCCGTACATCACAGACGGCATCACCAACATCACGGTCCCGCGCACCACCTCGCTGGAGGAACTGACCCGGGAACGCGCCGTCGAACTTTTGGCTGAAAAGCGGGCCAAGGGCCCGGTCAAGCGGACTACCACCCGCAAAGCGCCGGCCAGGAAGACCGCAGCCAAGAAGTAG
- a CDS encoding sugar phosphate isomerase/epimerase family protein, whose protein sequence is MSNDVEPEVNNRQIPVALSSASVYPLSVHDAFAVAQDLGYEGVEVMVTNNAVSQNPDALIQLSHRYHQEIVSIHAPTLLLTQQVWGTAWNKIEKSCQMAADVGCDTVVVHPPFRWQSNYAENFVEGVREIAAMYQVRIAVENMYPWRVRGREAVAYLPHWDPLGQDYDDVTWDFSHAATAGANSLEAIKALGSKLRHVHLTDGSGSGKDEHLVPGTGTQQCADALQHLASTGFDGVVVAEISTRKAKVAGEREEMLAETLRFARQHLSVPLLRSVDN, encoded by the coding sequence ATGAGCAACGACGTCGAACCTGAAGTGAATAACCGCCAGATCCCCGTAGCGCTGTCCAGCGCGTCCGTCTACCCCTTGAGCGTCCACGACGCTTTTGCCGTGGCGCAGGACCTGGGTTATGAGGGCGTGGAGGTGATGGTCACCAATAACGCTGTGAGCCAGAACCCGGACGCCCTGATCCAATTGAGCCACCGCTACCACCAGGAAATCGTCTCCATTCACGCGCCCACCTTGCTGCTGACGCAACAGGTGTGGGGCACCGCGTGGAACAAGATCGAGAAGTCGTGCCAGATGGCCGCGGATGTTGGTTGCGACACCGTAGTGGTCCACCCGCCGTTCCGTTGGCAGTCAAACTACGCCGAGAACTTCGTGGAAGGTGTCCGGGAGATCGCGGCCATGTACCAGGTGCGTATCGCCGTGGAGAACATGTACCCGTGGCGTGTCCGCGGCCGGGAAGCGGTGGCGTACCTGCCGCACTGGGATCCGCTGGGCCAGGATTACGACGACGTCACGTGGGACTTCTCGCACGCAGCCACTGCCGGGGCCAACAGTTTGGAAGCCATCAAGGCGCTGGGCAGCAAGCTCCGGCACGTCCACCTTACGGACGGCTCGGGTTCGGGCAAGGACGAGCACCTGGTGCCCGGTACCGGTACGCAGCAATGCGCGGACGCCCTCCAGCATTTGGCATCCACGGGTTTCGACGGCGTGGTGGTGGCAGAGATTTCCACCCGCAAGGCGAAGGTAGCGGGGGAGCGTGAGGAAATGCTGGCGGAAACCCTGCGCTTCGCGCGGCAGCACCTCAGCGTTCCGCTGCTGCGCAGCGTAGACAACTAA
- the proC gene encoding pyrroline-5-carboxylate reductase → MSNRIAFLGCGSMNEAILGGLLAAGTDPSDIVATVRRAERADELAQRHGVMAIAGEEEPDNNKLATKGSGMVILGVKPVGILDLAREISPALAKDTIVVSVAAAVSIAQLEAALPDGQPVIRTMPNTPSRLGRGVISVSPGTHCTPEQLEKAKTALAGAGTVVEIPEEQVDALSAISGSGPAYAFYLAEAMAAAGVELGLDQELSVMLARETVAGAGFMLAEPGADPTALRVAVTSPKGTTERAIMAFDDGGMPRIIADGARAAAARAAEITKQLG, encoded by the coding sequence ATGAGCAACCGAATCGCATTCCTTGGCTGTGGATCCATGAACGAGGCAATCCTGGGTGGCCTGCTCGCCGCAGGGACGGACCCTTCAGACATTGTCGCCACCGTCCGCCGCGCTGAGCGGGCCGATGAACTTGCCCAGCGCCATGGCGTCATGGCCATCGCAGGCGAAGAGGAGCCGGACAACAACAAGCTGGCCACCAAGGGCTCGGGCATGGTCATCCTGGGCGTCAAGCCGGTGGGCATCCTGGACCTTGCGCGGGAGATCAGCCCGGCCCTGGCGAAGGACACGATTGTTGTCAGCGTCGCCGCAGCGGTGTCCATCGCCCAACTCGAAGCAGCGCTGCCTGACGGCCAGCCGGTGATCCGGACCATGCCCAACACGCCCTCAAGGCTGGGCCGCGGCGTCATCTCTGTCTCCCCGGGCACCCACTGCACGCCTGAGCAGCTCGAAAAAGCCAAGACGGCGCTGGCGGGTGCCGGCACGGTGGTGGAGATTCCCGAAGAACAGGTGGACGCGCTGTCCGCCATCAGCGGTTCTGGCCCGGCATACGCCTTCTATCTCGCAGAGGCCATGGCTGCAGCCGGCGTCGAGCTCGGACTCGACCAGGAGCTATCGGTCATGCTGGCCCGCGAAACCGTGGCGGGCGCCGGGTTCATGTTGGCCGAACCGGGAGCAGATCCCACCGCACTTCGCGTCGCCGTCACCAGCCCCAAGGGAACCACCGAGCGGGCCATCATGGCCTTCGACGACGGCGGCATGCCCAGGATCATCGCCGACGGCGCCCGCGCCGCTGCCGCCCGGGCAGCGGAGATCACCAAGCAGCTCGGCTAA